The sequence GTAGAGTTAATAAGGGAGCACAACATCGATGGGCTTGTTGTAGTTGATAATGAAAACGTAGTTAGAGGAGTTCTTACGGTTAAGGATCTCCTGCTCCCAATATCAAGAATGGTCGAGCAGAAGGCCAGGTTCTACTTACAGCTTGGTGGAGATGCCCACTATTTAAGTGACTTTACAAGAGAGAGAATAATCTCCGACATAAGGAGATTTGTTGAGGGGTATGAAGACCTTCTCGGAAATGAAGGAATAATATACCTTAGGATTAGGAGATTCCCGGAGAAACTCCGCGGGGTTCACCTCTACCAAGCAAGGATGAGAATCGTGACTGACAAAGGGCAGTTTATAGCCACGGGTGAAACATGGGGAGCAATACAGGCAGTTCACGATGCCTTAAGAGCCATAGAAAGACAGATACTTCAAAAAGTGGAGCTTCAAAGGGAGACAAAGCACACCAGGAGGTTTATAGAGTATCTCGGCTTCTGAGTTTTCTTTTTATAATCTGCTAAATTCTCTTTCTAGAAGTGCTATCTGCTTCTCGGTTAGGGTTCTCGGGTCTATTATTAGAGCTATAACCTTCCCCTCGCTTACAACTCTGTCCTTCAAATCAAATAGGAACTTAACGGCACTCTCAAATCCATTTTCTATTATTAAATACTCAAATCCGTCCATGTAGACTGCATTGTAACCGCTTTCAAGGTTCTTGGTCAGGAGATGGATCAAGATATCAATTCTTGTTGGCGAGATCGGATAGATTTTCCCGTCCGCTTTGATGCTACTCTCTTCCATTTTTGTGAGCCAGTAAACTAAAGTATTTTCGGGAACTCCTTCTTTTGGCGGATTTCTTGTTATCATGATAACGTTTTGGTCAAAGAAATTCGGGATTAGTTTTTTCAGTTCTTCTTTGCTTTTTAAGATAAATGCTCCCTTAACTTCTGGAGGCTTTTGCTGTTTTGGCTTTTCAAATACTGCCATTTTTGAAGGATATATTGCAAATTTCAATGCTCCAACTGCAGCCATTAGCCGAAAAACTGCTGCCAGCAGAAATGCCACTGGTGCAATTGACTCAATGTTTCTTATAAACGGGTATGTTAGGTTTATTGCCCCCAAAAGAATTAGTCCCCACGGAAAGAGCTCCTCAAGTGTGTTCTTGGAGATAACATAGTTCCTCAACACGTATCCAACATACATTAAGGAGGCTCCAAAGGCAAAGCCTGGAAATGATGACTTGATCGCAAATGAGTGTTCAAACCTGTCAAAAAACTCCGTTGCAAGTAGAAAGAGCCAGATGTATGCTGCAATGGCGAATGTCCCTAAAGTTACAACATCTCTAAACTCGCTCCGCTCTTTTCTTAGCTGAATTCCTCCCCAAGTTAGCAGGGTAGTTATTAGGAAACTTTGTGCACTCAATAAAACGTCATATGCCTCTGGCTTAATAGAAACACCAAGAGGAGTTAGGATATAACTTTCCACATCAAGGGCGTTTATGAATAATGCAACGGTTATTAATCCCCACCTTTTTTCCCTAGTTTTTGCGGCTTTATAAAACACAGCAAGGAAAAGCAACCATCTTGAAAGGAAATTAAGGTAGGGAATGAAAGCCATTCCCCCTCACCTTTTGATAATCTCTCTTTCCTGTTTAGCGACAACCAGCACGTTGGGAGGAATGTTCTTATCAACTATCACACCTGGGCCAATAAAAGAGTTGCTTCCTATTTTTCTTCCCGGATATATCGTTACGTTAATTCCTGTTTTCACGTTGTGCCCTATTATCGCTCCCAGTTTCCTTCTTCCGCTATCCTCAAATTTGCCTTTTATTTCCACCTTTATAGTTTTGTTGTCGTGTCTTAAGTTAGCCGTTATTGTTCCAGCCCCTAGGTTGGTGTTTTCTCCAACAATTGAATCCCCTACATAATTTAAATGAGGAGCGTTGCTGTGATCCATTATTATTGAGTTTTT comes from Thermococcus litoralis DSM 5473 and encodes:
- a CDS encoding DUF835 domain-containing protein, with amino-acid sequence MAFIPYLNFLSRWLLFLAVFYKAAKTREKRWGLITVALFINALDVESYILTPLGVSIKPEAYDVLLSAQSFLITTLLTWGGIQLRKERSEFRDVVTLGTFAIAAYIWLFLLATEFFDRFEHSFAIKSSFPGFAFGASLMYVGYVLRNYVISKNTLEELFPWGLILLGAINLTYPFIRNIESIAPVAFLLAAVFRLMAAVGALKFAIYPSKMAVFEKPKQQKPPEVKGAFILKSKEELKKLIPNFFDQNVIMITRNPPKEGVPENTLVYWLTKMEESSIKADGKIYPISPTRIDILIHLLTKNLESGYNAVYMDGFEYLIIENGFESAVKFLFDLKDRVVSEGKVIALIIDPRTLTEKQIALLEREFSRL